CAATGCCAGAAGTATCCGTATCAGGAACAAGCCTCTCAATGGCAGTCAGAACGTGCTCGGATCGTGATGATTGGAATGAACCCATAGGAACTCCTAAGAATCCACGAAGAGTGTTGCGACCATATGGTCGGGTCGGAAAAAATCAACCCTTTCTGCCCAAAAGGACTTGCACGACACTGTATTTTCAATGGCATGATTTGCCGAGTTGACGATAACAAAACTGTTTCTCAAATGCATAGCTCCACTCGATTGCGCCCGCAATTCTTGGCGTGGTAAAGAGCTTCGTCAGCCTTTTTCAACATCTGATCCATGTTCTTCACTGATGTTCCAGGAGCCGAGGTCACGCCCAAGCTTAAGGTACAGGAAATTTCCCCCGCGGATGTTACTATCGGTTTATCTGCTATACAAGACCGTATTCGTTCCGCGGCATTCCGTGCTTCTTGTTCGTCGCAACCCGGTAAGATAATGACAAACTCTTCGCCTCCATAACGGCCCACAGAATCGTACATGCGCAGCGAAGAAGCAATCCTTTTAGCCAACTCTTTAAGCACGGCGTCTCCCGCCAAATGCCCATATCCATCGTTTATATGCTTAAAATGATCTATGTCAGCCAATATTACGGACAACTTAGTGGATTCACGACGAGATCTCTCCAGTTCACTATGAAGGGCCTGGAAGATCGCCGTGCGGTTGAAAAGACTTGTGAGGCTGTCGTGTGACGCTTGAAAACGTGATTTTTCGAGTGCGAGAGTAAGCTCCTCGTGGAGTTGCACAATGCGTGCACCTGTTCTGATCCGGACCTTCAGTTCGTTAGGGTTGAAGGGTTTGGTTATGTAATCGTCCGCTCCTGCTTCAAGGCCTTCGATAACTTCGTCTTGTCTACTTTTCGAAGTCAGGAGAATGAGGTACTTGTACGGTTGCTGCTCGAGTTTCCTGATCTCGCGACAAATGTTGACTCCATCTATTCCCGGCATCATCCAATCGAGAATGATGAGTCTGGGAGCATTTTCTGCGGAAAGTAACCGCCAGGCGCACGAGCCGTCGGCGCAGACTATCACCTCGTGACCCCATTTTTGCAGTTGAGCTTCCAGGAGTCGTCTTGTAACGGGATCGTCGTCTGCAACAAGTACTCTCATTGCGGATCATCCTTAACGAAAATTCTCAGTGCGTCCTGCACACTCATGATTTCCTTCTCGAGCGCAAGAAGCCTATCCCGCGCTTCTTCCATGCTCCGGCTTTTTCCCAGGTTTTCAAGCTTGAGAGCTTCTTCAACAGCTAAGTTAGCGGCGAAATTTCCGATCATACCCTTCATGGTGTGCGCTGCCATTTGCAGCATCTCAGGGTCTTGATGCTCGATAGCTTCTCTCATTTTACCCAACAGCTTCGGTGATTCTTCTGCAAACAGATCGATCAGTTGTCTCAGGAGATCTTTGTCGCCACCCACTTGTTCCAGTAATCTGGCCTCGTCAATGTGATCGCGATCCGGAATCACCGGATCACACGCGCTCCGATCTTGAGTAAACTTATCAATCGTGAAGAAAAGCTCTCGACTGTCGACCGGTTTTGAGACATACCCGTCCATTCCCGCATCCAGACATCGTTCTCGATCACCGGTCATGGCATGCGCGGTCATTGCTATTATCGGGATATGCTCGCCTGAAGATTGTTCGGCATTCCTGATAGCCTGGGTTGTTTCAAAACCGTTCATTTCAGGCATTTCTATATCCATGAGAATCAAATCGAAACTCTCTGCTTCCAGAGACTTGAGGGCTTCCTTTCCGTTTGAGGCGATGGAGACGGTGCAGCCTCTCTTTTCCAGGAGCCGAAGAGCGAGAGTCTGATTTACCGGATTGTCTTCTACCAGGAGAATCTTGAGCAGGCGTCTTCTCTCTCCTGCTATACACTCTGCAACCGGTTGATTAGATTCATCCGGTTTGTGTGCGATGCCCAGAGTCATTTGAATTGCATTGAACAGCTCGGCCTGCTTAATGGGCTTCTTCAAGTAAATTGATATTCCGCACTGCTTGCAGCGCTCTGAATCTCCTCGATTCCGTGATGAGGTCAACATCATGATGACAGGTCCACGGGATCCCGTCGTCTCAACGATTGTTCTGGAAAGCTCGAATCCATCCATCTCAGGCATGTTGGCATCAAGAATGGTAAGGAGAAATGGAGACTCGGTTTTCTGAGCTTCTTTTACGGCAGTTAACGCCGCGGATGCTTCGTTCACACACGTGGGATTCATGCCGAATCCTGTGAGAATCTCTTTCAAGATTCTAAGATTAGTCGCATTATCATCGACCACCAAGACCGGCAATCCCATGAGGTTGAAGCGTGTGTCGGATTCTTGAAGACGGTCGGTAGAATTCTCCTGTATTTCAAATTTTGCCATGAGATGGAACGTGCTTCCGTTTCCGATCTTGCTTTCCACCCACAATTTACCGTCCATCATTGCCGCAAGTCTTGAGCCTATTGCGAGTCCGAGACCGGTTCCTCCATATCTTCGGCTCATTCCGGTATCCACTTGGGTGAATGAAGAAAATATCTCTTGCTGCTTGTCCTCAGGAATACCGATTCCCGTGTCGGACACTGAGAAATGGAGGGTTGTTTCATTGGGGGTCGACGCCGACTCGACTATCACATCCATGAACACTTCGCCGGCACTGGTGAATTTAATGGCGTTTCCGACGAGATTCACTATGATCTGTCTTAGACGTACGGGATCTCCCTTGAGGACGTCCGGGACTTCAGGCGATACCCGGAAAGCCAGTTCAAGACCCTTTTGATGGGCCTGAATGGCAAGAGACTCCATGGTTTCACCCAACATAGCCCGCAGACCGAATCCAATGTGCTCCAATTCGAACTTTCCCGCCTCGATTTTCGAGAAATCCAAAATATCGTTGATTAACCTGAGTAGAGAGTCTCCCGATGCTTTGATTATTTCGAGGTATTCGGTCTGTTCCCTGCTGAGTTGCGTCTGCATGAGGAGTTCGGTCATGCCAATGATGCCGTGCATCGGAGTCCGGATTTCATGGCTCATGGTCGCGAGAAAGTCGCTTTTTGCTTTACTTGCCGATTCTGCTGCCAATTTGGCCTCAACGAGATCGCTCACATCGGTGACATTGAGTATAACCCCCATATAATGGTTGCCACTGAATATGGGTTGCACCCGGAGAGCCACTTTCATCCCCGCAAGTTCGCGGTTCTCAGACATGCCGGTTCTAAGGCTTCCATGACGATAGTCATCTAAAAGCCTTCTCAATCTGTGCCCTGAAGCCGGATTTTGATGGCAATCAAAGATGTTCTTACCGACAACCTCTTCGCGCTTTAACCCGGTTTTTTCCAGAAACCAGGTGTTCACTTCAGTAATTACATCGTCCGCATCCGCGACAACGATCCCGGCATCCATTCCCTGAATCATTGTTCGCAACTTGTTGGCTTCAGCGGCAGCTTCTTCACGTGCGGAAATAAGGTCCCTCACTGCCTGTTTTCTTTCGGTGATATCCTCGGATATGCCGAGAAGATACCGCGGAGTCCCATCCTTATCGAGAATGGGTAACTTTTTGGTGTGGATGAGCCGGAGCCCGACGTGTTTTGTTTTCACCGATTCCTCGGCGATATCCATCAAACTTCTTCTGCGAAGGGTCTCTGTGTCCTGAGCATTAAATGAATCAGCTTGTTCCCGCGGAAAAATGTCATTGCTGCTCTTGGACAACACCTCTGCCTTTGAATACCCGTACAAGCGTTCGCTGGCTTTATTCCAGAGAACGAATTTCAAGTGTTCGGCGTCTTTGAGAAAAATGGCGGTCGGTAAATTTTGAATAATTGAATCGAGCAGAGCTTTTGTTCTTCTGGTTTCATCTTCTGCCCTTTTGCGCTCGGTAATATTGCGAATCGTCGAAAGACTTATTTTCCCCCAGGAACTGTCGTCCATGACATCCGAATCGAGCAGTACGTCCATCAGAGTGCCGTCTCTTCTCACGTACTGATATGGAATAGCTTTAGCACTGCCATCGCGCCAGAATGCCGGCAAGACGGTTGAAAACGCTTTTTGGGCCGATTCAGGGGTCATGATGAACGAGATTTTTTTGCCGATTGCTTCCTCTCTCGTGTACCCGGTCTCCTCCGTCCACTTCTTGTTAACATTGCGGATTATCCCTTGAGGATCGATAGAATGCATCATTACCGGAGAGTTTTCGTACATGTGTCGCGATCTCTCCTCACTTTCGGCGAGTTGTTCCTGTACACGCATCCTGTCTGTCACATCGCGTTGCATGATCCAAAAGGATCGCAGAATATCTCCTTTGATGTCGCCTATTATGGTATTCTCAAGGTATCTGATCCGGCCGTCTTCATCTTCTTCTCTGATTTCTTGACTTGCGACCTGGCAATTGCCGTCTCTCCAGAGGCCGAGGAGATCTTCCGTGCATTCCTCCTGAAAAAAGAGCTTCGATAACGAAGAACCGACGAGAGTATCGATGGACGTGTGTCGATGCAATTTTGCGAATTCGCTGTTCCCGTCGATCAGAGAGGCTTGCAATATTCTAGGGATCATCTGTGACTTGGGAAGAGTAACGGGTATTTGGGATTTAAGGGAAAATTCGGCCATTCCTACCGGCACTATATCCACGAGCTTCTTGTATTTTTCATTCAGGAGAATCTGCTTCTTCTCACTTGTCAAATCTTCTATGAGAACAAGCACAGAGCGTTCCGTTCCCAACCGTACAGATCTTAAGTAGATTCGTGCCCAGATCCTGTGCTTCTCGAACTGCATCAACGCTGTCTTCACTTGAGGTTTTCTTTCCGAGAAAACTCTCTCTATAACAGCTTGAGCAGCTTGGCACGTCTTGGGCTCTGCGAATAGAGAGCTGAAACGGATTCCAAGGAGTGAGGCGCAATTCGTGCTGATTTTCTCACAGGCATCATTGAAAAATGTTATGCAAAAGGACTTATCTACGAGAAAGACCGGTATTGGGAGAGCCTTTAACAGTTTGCCAAAGGAGGTTTTCGGCACTTCCTGCAAATCAAAGCTACCGGAAGAAGTGAGACTCGGGGCAAAGAAATTGTTCAGATCAATGGTTTCCGTCGCGACATTGGAGTTTCGAAGCAGCTTGATTGCAGCATCGTCTTCAACCGGTTCGTCAAAACTTGGCAGGTCCTTTTGACTCATGAGTTTCCTTTTCTGTTCAGCACGGTAAATCAATGGAACGTCCGATGCCAACCTTACCAGATTTGAGAGGAACATCAGAAAGAATTTCCCTCCTGTAAATTCTCCCCACGATTGCAGCCAGTTTTCTATTGCCATGGGAACCACTCCTTCTTCTGTTCTTCATGCTTCTCATTTTCTCGCAGTGGGATGGCTCAACAAACGGCAAAGACTTTGTTGATTATTCTCACGAGCTGCATAATCAATGCAGGATCTTGAGATCAGGTACCGCCCTTCTTAGCGCGGGGAAATTGCCCAGATGGCGATTGCTGTGGATTTAGTTCATCCGACAAGACTCTTGGCTGTACCATTGTGCAAGAAAGGGGCCACTATAGAATTGTCGATGATCGGCGCAATTCTGTCGTCTATTCCGCGTGTGAATACAGGATATGGTAGGGACCGGCGTCTCGAAACTGTCTCAAAAGTCAAAATTTATCCTGGATCATGGCACGAATTTCTCATCATATCCCGCCCCTATTGTAGGGGCGGACCTGCGAGTCCGCCCGAATAAGGGTAGGCACTAGGCCTACCCCTACGAAGATGGCGAATCGTGGCACGATATGTTGTGTATTCAAGAATTTTGAGACAGTTCCTCTGCCGGTCCATTTTAACGATATCATTGATTATATTGAAGACGTGCCGGCCACGAAGGCACGGCACCTACCAATACCCCTGTCGTCAGGCGGACATTAGTTTTGGCATCCCATAATTGTTGATCTGAAAGCACAAGATAATGGGATGCGAAGGGGCGTATCGAACGAGAACTCTGGATGCGTTTGTTCGCGAACATACGGCCGGCGAGAATCAGTGCGCAAAAGGATAGCTGTACATTGACTTTTTCCACTATGGAACCGATACCATAGTTTATTGGATTATTCCCATAAATGCGCTAGAAGTTTGAAGAGCGAGAGAGGCGATTCGGCACAAATTCATCCGTTCGAGATCTGAGCTCTTGGGAGTTGGCCCCCTACAGTGACTACGCCCGCAATGCCAAGACCATGTAATTACGATTGACAAACCGATACCTTCAATTCAAAACTTGAGCTAACGGCATAATCCATTTACAAAAAAGGTTCCCCAAGTCTTGCTACCGATTTCCCATCAGGAAGCGAATTGGACGGACACGACGCGGGATACTCCGGATTCTTCCATGGTCACGCCATACAATGAATCCGCCTCTTCCATGCTTCTCTTATTATGCGTGATAATCAAGAATTGAGTCTTGTCACCCAGTTTCCTGAGCATTTCATTGAACCGGGAAAGGTTCGAATCGTCCAGAGGCGCATCCACTTCATCCAAAAGGCAAAACGGCGAGGGTTTTGTCAAGAAAATCGAAAAGATCAGGGCAACCGCGGTCAATGCTTTTTCACCGCCGGATAACAGGTCCATATTCTGAATTCGTTTTCCCGGAGGTCGTGCCAGGATTTCAACCCCGGTCTCGAGGAGATCGTCCTTGTCGGTGAGTTCCAGGCGGGCTTCTCCTCCTCGGAAGAGAAACGGGAATATTTGTTGAAACTGTTCATTGATGTTTTCGAATGCCGTACGGAATCGTTCCTGTGTCGTCTTGTTGATGGCATTGATGGTTGCGTAGAGAGATTCCACAGCTTTCTTGAGGTCCGTTTCCTGTTCGAGCAGAAAGACAAGCCTCTCCTGTATGGTTCTGCTCTCTGCAATGGCCGCGGGATTGACTTCGCCCATTGCCTCTATTTTGGTTCTCAGTTCGTCGAGACCCGAATCGTCAGGGAGCGCATCAGGGCAGGGGACTGTCCGGGGATCTGTACGGTATCGTTCGAGAATCTTCTCCACAATCCCTTCCAGGATTTGCGTTAATCTGACAGATTCCATTTCCAGGCCGTGAACCTTTTCCCGAAGTTCCCGCATGCTTTTTTCAGACCGAGCTGCCTGTTCCTCGGTGTTTCTAACTGATAGGGACAGTTCCTCGGATTCTTTTTGCAGAAATTGAATCTTCTCGGATAGATCCATTTTAGCTGCAAGCAATTC
The sequence above is a segment of the Desulfomonile tiedjei DSM 6799 genome. Coding sequences within it:
- a CDS encoding PAS domain S-box protein; the encoded protein is MAIENWLQSWGEFTGGKFFLMFLSNLVRLASDVPLIYRAEQKRKLMSQKDLPSFDEPVEDDAAIKLLRNSNVATETIDLNNFFAPSLTSSGSFDLQEVPKTSFGKLLKALPIPVFLVDKSFCITFFNDACEKISTNCASLLGIRFSSLFAEPKTCQAAQAVIERVFSERKPQVKTALMQFEKHRIWARIYLRSVRLGTERSVLVLIEDLTSEKKQILLNEKYKKLVDIVPVGMAEFSLKSQIPVTLPKSQMIPRILQASLIDGNSEFAKLHRHTSIDTLVGSSLSKLFFQEECTEDLLGLWRDGNCQVASQEIREEDEDGRIRYLENTIIGDIKGDILRSFWIMQRDVTDRMRVQEQLAESEERSRHMYENSPVMMHSIDPQGIIRNVNKKWTEETGYTREEAIGKKISFIMTPESAQKAFSTVLPAFWRDGSAKAIPYQYVRRDGTLMDVLLDSDVMDDSSWGKISLSTIRNITERKRAEDETRRTKALLDSIIQNLPTAIFLKDAEHLKFVLWNKASERLYGYSKAEVLSKSSNDIFPREQADSFNAQDTETLRRRSLMDIAEESVKTKHVGLRLIHTKKLPILDKDGTPRYLLGISEDITERKQAVRDLISAREEAAAEANKLRTMIQGMDAGIVVADADDVITEVNTWFLEKTGLKREEVVGKNIFDCHQNPASGHRLRRLLDDYRHGSLRTGMSENRELAGMKVALRVQPIFSGNHYMGVILNVTDVSDLVEAKLAAESASKAKSDFLATMSHEIRTPMHGIIGMTELLMQTQLSREQTEYLEIIKASGDSLLRLINDILDFSKIEAGKFELEHIGFGLRAMLGETMESLAIQAHQKGLELAFRVSPEVPDVLKGDPVRLRQIIVNLVGNAIKFTSAGEVFMDVIVESASTPNETTLHFSVSDTGIGIPEDKQQEIFSSFTQVDTGMSRRYGGTGLGLAIGSRLAAMMDGKLWVESKIGNGSTFHLMAKFEIQENSTDRLQESDTRFNLMGLPVLVVDDNATNLRILKEILTGFGMNPTCVNEASAALTAVKEAQKTESPFLLTILDANMPEMDGFELSRTIVETTGSRGPVIMMLTSSRNRGDSERCKQCGISIYLKKPIKQAELFNAIQMTLGIAHKPDESNQPVAECIAGERRRLLKILLVEDNPVNQTLALRLLEKRGCTVSIASNGKEALKSLEAESFDLILMDIEMPEMNGFETTQAIRNAEQSSGEHIPIIAMTAHAMTGDRERCLDAGMDGYVSKPVDSRELFFTIDKFTQDRSACDPVIPDRDHIDEARLLEQVGGDKDLLRQLIDLFAEESPKLLGKMREAIEHQDPEMLQMAAHTMKGMIGNFAANLAVEEALKLENLGKSRSMEEARDRLLALEKEIMSVQDALRIFVKDDPQ
- a CDS encoding diguanylate cyclase; the encoded protein is MRVLVADDDPVTRRLLEAQLQKWGHEVIVCADGSCAWRLLSAENAPRLIILDWMMPGIDGVNICREIRKLEQQPYKYLILLTSKSRQDEVIEGLEAGADDYITKPFNPNELKVRIRTGARIVQLHEELTLALEKSRFQASHDSLTSLFNRTAIFQALHSELERSRRESTKLSVILADIDHFKHINDGYGHLAGDAVLKELAKRIASSLRMYDSVGRYGGEEFVIILPGCDEQEARNAAERIRSCIADKPIVTSAGEISCTLSLGVTSAPGTSVKNMDQMLKKADEALYHAKNCGRNRVELCI